In Penaeus monodon isolate SGIC_2016 chromosome 15, NSTDA_Pmon_1, whole genome shotgun sequence, a genomic segment contains:
- the LOC119581922 gene encoding eukaryotic translation initiation factor 2A-like, giving the protein MTHFAVHNSTGIYFADGAPNFGSNTSNFDGFEGKVKSFAIADDGSRFAWIADGQVHVVEAPKWEKIGSLKHPRAQEVCFSPMGSFLAVWDTYVKNKDQNQAQPNLSVYDVGKKKLLRSFFQQSQISWQPQWTADEAIMARNITSEVHFFKANDLSTVAEKKVLAKLKSFSLSPSKNTHYVTFFMPSVQGAPAFVHLYRYPDFKEASNALANKSFFKVDSIDNFWNKQCTACLILTGAEMDKTGSSYYGEHMLFFLSIKGDATRITFAKPGNIHSVAWCPNGQEFFAVYGTMPSKATLFNQKCEAIAEFGTGARNTILVNPSGNIAMIGGFGNIAARFEMWDIANQKKLSETECSDTTHVKWAPCGQYLMTATCSPRLRVNNGYKIWHYSGTLQHETFVDELYAVSFLPNAQLAKPFTVSGKPVKGIESSIATASKQKYIPPSQRGAKGGPVGAPSTEKKFLSQMEDPLKMEEPAQLSKSAMKNKKKREAAKKKREEEAESGGKGGKNWREPQPESPPASVAAPASGPGVQVELTGDPDKDKKIKNIKKKLDAIAKLKADQKSGKTLEINQLSKIATEDKLLKELEDLTL; this is encoded by the exons ATGACACATTTCGCAG ttCATAATTCGACTGGCATTTACTTTGCCGATGGAGCTCCCAACTTTGGCAGCAACACATCCAACTTTGATGGCTTTGAAGGCAAAGTAAAGAGCTTTGCCATCGCAGACGATGGCTCAAGATTTGCTTGGATTGCTGATGGCCA AGTCCATGTAGTGGAGGCTCCAAAATGGGAAAAGATTGGATCCCTGAAGCACCCTCGTGCCCAGGAAGTTTGCTTCTCCCCAATGGGCAGTTTCTTGGCTGTGTGGGACACCTATGTCA aaaataaAGATCAAAACCAAGCACAGCCTAACTTGAGCGTGTATGACGTAGGTAAAAAGAAGTTGCTGCGATCATTTTTCCAGCAGAGCCAGATCAGTTG GCAACCACAATGGACAGCTGATGAAGCAATTATGGCAAGGAATATTACGAGTGAAGTTCACTTCTTCAAGGCAAATGACCTTTCTACAGTGGCTGAAAAGAAGGTTCTTGCAAAACTGAAGTCCTTTAGCTTGTCTCCTTCGAAGAACACTCACTATGTTACATTCTTTATGCCAA GTGTACAAGGAGCTCCAGCTTTTGTGCATTTATACAGGTATCCAGACTTTAAGGAAGCCTCAAATGCTCTTGCCAACAAAAGCTTCTTTAAG GTAGACTCAATTGACAACTTTTGGAACAAGCAGTGCACCGCATGCTTAATCTTAACTGGAGCAGAAATGGACAAAACTGGCTCTTCGTATTATGGAGAGCACATGCTGTTCTTCCTTAGCATAAAGGGAGATGCCACAAGAATAACATTTG cAAAGCCAGGAAACATCCACTCTGTTGCTTGGTGTCCAAATGGGCAGGAATTCTTTGCTGTGTACGGGACCATGCCCTCTAAGGCCACATTATTCAACCAAAAGTGTGAGGCTATTGCAGAATTCGGTACAGGGGCCAGGAACACTATTCTTGTGAATCCATCTGGCAACATTGCTATGATTGGTGGATTTGGTAATATTGCAGCTAGGTTTGAG ATGTGGGACATAGCAAACCAAAAGAAGCTAAGTGAAACTGAATGTTCCGATACAACACATGTAAAGTGGGCCCCTTGTGGGCAGTATCTGATGACAGCAACTTGCTCTCCAAGGCTGAGAGTCAATAATGG ATACAAGATATGGCACTATTCAGGAACATTGCAGCATGAGACATTTGTAGATGAACTCTATGCTGTTAGTTTTCTACCCAATGCCCAGCTAGCTAAGCCTTTCACTGTGTCGGGCAAACCTGTGAAGGGCATTGAATCCTCCATAGCTACAG CATCCAAGCAGAAGTACATCCCACCATCCCAGAGAGGTGCCAAAGGTGGCCCTGTTGGGGCACCATCAACAGAGAAGAAATTCCTGAGTCAGATGGAGGATCCATTGAAGATGGAag AGCCTGCCCAGCTGTCCAAATCGGcaatgaaaaacaagaagaagagggaggcagCTAAGAAGAAGCGTGAAGAGGAAGCGGagagcgggggaaaggggggtaagaaCTGGAGGGAGCCGCAACCAGAATCTCCCCCAGCCAGTGTTGCTGCCCCCGCCTCTGGACCTGGCGTTCAGGTTGAGCTGACTGGCGACCccgataaggataaaaaaatcaagaatatcAAAAAG AAACTTGATGCCATTGCCAAACTAAAGGCAGACCAAAAGAGCGGAAAGACGTTAGAGATCAATCAGCTATCGAAAATAGCCACAGAAGATAAGCTCTTGAAGGAACTGGAAGATCTTACCCTCTGA
- the LOC119582301 gene encoding uncharacterized protein LOC119582301 codes for MRQAALLIKSYETTGNLLPENSYVDDILAKSLLRELTLTECPEGGDDSMPDHMYRLRKCLFLRIYDLEGLAFSRFIKPLNSVGKPSLMMFCGASKVAFGCRAYIRWQLVNANSRLLAFKSKLAPKREITIP; via the exons ATGAGACAGGCTGCCTTGTTGATTAAATCATATGAAACGACTGGAAATCTCTTACCTGAAAATtcttatgttgatgatatatta GCCAAATCATTGCTCAGGGAATTGACTTTAACAGAATGCCCAGAAGGAGGGGATGATTCAATGCCAGATCATATGTATAGGCTAAGGAAGTGCTTATTTCTCAGGATATATGATTTGGAAGGTTTAGCATTTTCAAGATTCATCAAACCATTGAATTCAGTTGGAAAACCTTCACTGATGATGTTTTGTGGTGCTAGCAAAGTTGCCTTTGGGTGCCGTGCGTATATTAGATGGCAGTTAGTGAATGCAAACTCAAGACTTCTAGCATTTAAGAGTAAATTAGCTCCCAAAAGGGAAATTACGATCCCCTGA